In Callithrix jacchus isolate 240 chromosome 18, calJac240_pri, whole genome shotgun sequence, one DNA window encodes the following:
- the LOC118149120 gene encoding uncharacterized protein LOC118149120, producing MRRVWSEKNNGEGQVQLKSAGGRAPRPEARFCQASQVLSSLSRAFSSLPGVLQASPGRSAASPGRSAASPGRSAASPGRSPASPGRSPGLSPAFCSLSRAFSSLSCVLPSQAAG from the coding sequence ATGCGCAGAGTCTGGTCAGAGAAAAACAACGGGGAGGGGCAGGTTCAGCTGAAGTCTGCAGGGGGCCGAGCGCCACGGCCTGAGGCACGGTTCTGTCAGGCCTCCCAGGTGTTATCCAGCCTCTCCCGGGCCTTCTCCAGCCTCCCGGGCGTTCTGCAGGCCTCTCCCGGGCGTTCTGCAGCCTCTCCCGGGCGTTCTGCAGCCTCTCCCGGGCGTTCTGCAGCCTCTCCCGGGCGTTCTCCAGCCTCTCCCGGGCGTTCTCCAGGCCTCTCCCCGGCGTTCTGCAGCCTCTCCCGGGCCTTCTCCAGCCTCTCCTGCGTTCTCCCGTCCCAGGCAGCAGG